One Lytechinus pictus isolate F3 Inbred chromosome 12, Lp3.0, whole genome shotgun sequence genomic region harbors:
- the LOC129273692 gene encoding transcription factor COE2-like isoform X2 yields the protein MRRFQVVISTTPNVDGHVLAMSDNMFVHNNSKHGRRARRLDPSEGATPCIKAISPSEGWTTGGATVIIVGDNFFDGLQVVFGSMIVWSELITPHAIRVQTPPRHIPGVVEVTLSYKSKQFCKGAPGRFVYVSLTEPTIDYGFQRLSKLVPRHPGDPDRLPKEIILKRAADLAEALYSMPRNQLPIGPPRSPALNNSSGSLVPMNSFGSQLEHDGDQHSGFSRVQPSSTLSPRGYSSGLSTPHSSGGSPSSYSGSSALNGYPGTTNMGVPSSSSIFNGAAKHYCAWFYHDEDVKEKRNAAMMSPPSFCSVGGPFALPTCSASAYSSHIDSPGK from the exons ATGCGCCGATTTCAG GTGGTTATATCTACAACTCCAAACGTTGACGGCCATGTTCTGGCCATGTCCGACAACATGTTTGTACACAACAACTCAAAACACGGCCGGAGAGCGAGAAGACTTGATCCGTCTGAAGGAG CTACGCCGTGCATCAAGGCCATCAGCCCGAGCGAAGGATGGACAACAGGGGGCGCCACTGTTATCATCGTCGGCGACAACTTCTTTGACGGGCTCCAGGTCGTCTTCGGTAGCATGATCGTCTGGAGTGAG CTCATCACACCGCATGCAATCAGGGTCCAAACCCCGCCCCGACACATCCCCGGGGTGGTAGAGGTCACGTTGTCATATAAGTCCAAGCAGTTCTGCAAGGGAGCTCCGGGCAGGTTCGTCTACGTCTCGTTGACAGAACCAACGATAGACTACGGGTTCCAAAGGCTAAGCAAACTTGTTCCGAGGCATCCCGGCGACCCAGACAGATTACCAAAG GAAATCATACTGAAACGAGCCGCAGACCTGGCTGAGGCCCTCTACAGCATGCCAAGGAATCAACTCCCCATTGGCCCGCCTAGATCACCGGCCCTCAACAACAGCTCCGGTAGTCTAGTACCCATGAACTCTTTCGGTAGCCAGCTAGAACACGACGGCGACCAACATTCAG GTTTCTCAAGAGTGCAGCCGAGCAGCACGCTTTCACCGAGAGGTTACTCCTCCGGTCTCTCCACGCCACACAGTAGCGGCGGAAGCCCGAGTTCCTACTCCGGATCGTCAGCACTCAACGGGTACCCTGGCACCACCAACATGGGCGTCCCATCCTCCTCGAGTATCTTCAACGGCGCTGCAA AACACTACTGTGCTTGGTTTTATCACGATGAAGAtgtcaaagaaaaaa GAAACGCTGCAATGATGTCGCCACCATCCTTCTGCAGTGTAGGAGGACCCTTCGCTCTGCCGACCTGCAGCGCGTCGGCATACAGCAGTCACATCGATAGTCCAGGCAAATGA
- the LOC129272547 gene encoding T-complex protein 1 subunit eta-like, protein MMQPQIIVLKEGTEASQGRSQVVSNINACQVVSDAVRTTLGPRGMDKLIVEGSGRVTISNDGATIVKLLDIVHPAAKTLVEISKSQDAEVGDGTTTVTLLAAEFLKQVKTFVEDKVHPQVIIRAYRKATQLAVDKIKEIAVRVPKEDVEEHRSLLRKCAATTLSSKLVASQKDFFANMVVEAVSCLDDLLPMDMIGIKKVQGGALEDSILVAGVAFKKTFSYAGFEMQPKKYATPKIALLNVELELKSEKENAEIRVESVEDYQAIVDAEWSILYDKLEKIHKSGAKVVLSKLPIGDVATQFFADRDMFCAGRVVDQDLKRTMQACGGAIQTSVQSLTDDVLGTCEQFEENQVGGERYNFFTGCPKAKTCTLILRGGAEQFIEETERSLHDAIMIVRRAIKNDSVVAGGGAIEMELSKFLRDHSRTIAGKQQILIGAYAKALEIIPRQLCDNAGFDATNVLNKLRQKHAQGGTWFGVDIYSEDVADNFEACVWEPSIVKINALTAASEAACLILSVDETIKNPKSSAPSDDRPYKPMGRGRGRPR, encoded by the exons CAACCACAGATAATCGTGTTGAAGGAAGGGACCGAGGCTTCTCAGGGAAGATCTCAGGTGGTTAGCAACATCAATGCTTGCCAAGTGGTATCTGATGCTGTCCGTACAACCCTCGGCCCCAGGGGAATGGACAAGCTCATCGTAGAAGGAAGTG gtCGGGTTACGATATCAAATGATGGAGCCACCATAGTAAAGCTTCTTGACATTGTTCATCCGGCTGCCAAGACGTTAGTAGAGATCTCAAAGTCACAGGATGCAGAG GTTGGTGATGGCACGACAACAGTGACCCTTCTAGCAGCTGAATTCCTCAAGCAGGTGAAGACCTTTGTAGAAGACAAGGTCCACCCCCAGGTGATCATCAGGGCCTACAGGAAGGCCACTCAGCTAGCCGTTGACAAGATCAAGGAGATAGCTGTCAGAGTGCCCAAGGAAGATGTCGA AGAGCACAGGAGCCTCCTCAGGAAGTGCGCTGCTACCACCCTTAGTTCCAAACTCGTAGCCAGCCAGAAGGATTTCTTTGCTAACATGGTTGTGGAAGCAGTCAGCTGTCTTGATGACCTTCTACCCATGGACATGATTGGTATCAAGAAGGTCCAAGGAGGTGCTCTAGAG GATTCAATACTGGTGGCAGGTGTAGCATTCAAGAAGACATTCTCCTATGCAGGGTTTGAGATGCAACCTAAGAAGTATGCCACCCCCAAGATTGCTCTTCTAAATGTCGAGCTAGAGCTGAAATCAGAGAAAGAGAATGCTGAAATCAGGGTAGAGAGTGTCGAG gatTACCAAGCGATTGTTGATGCTGAATGGTCAATCTTGTATGACAAACTAGAGAAGATTCACAAGAGTGGAGCTAAGGTAGTCCTATCCAAGCTTCCCATCGGTGACGTAGCTACACAGTTCTTTGCTGATAG GGATATGTTCTGTGCTGGTCGTGTGGTCGATCAAGATCTCAAGCGTACCATGCAGGCATGTGGTGGCGCCATCCAAACATCCGTACAAAGCCTGACCGATGATGTCCTAGGAACGTGCGAGCAGTTTGAAGAGAATCAGGTTGGAGGAGAAAG GTATAACTTCTTCACAGGTTGTCCCAAGGCCAAGACATGTACTCTCATCCTCCGCGGTGGTGCTGAGCAGTTTATTGAAGAGACGGAGCGTTCTCTTCACGATGCTATCATGATCGTTAGGAGAGCTATCAAGAATGATTCTGTGGTTGCAG GTGGAGGTGCCATTGAGATGGAGCTTAGTAAGTTCTTGAGGGATCATTCCCGAACCATCGCTGGCAAGCAGCAGATTCTCATAGGTGCATACGCTAAGGCATTGGAAATCATACCCAGACAGCTTTGTGATAACGCTGGCTTTGATGCCACCAATGTACTCAACAAGCTCAGACAGAAGCACGCACAAG GTGGTACGTGGTTCGGAGTGGACATCTACAGCGAAGATGTAGCGGACAACTTTGAGGCTTGCGTGTGGGAGCCGTCTATAGTCAAGATAAACGCCCTTACGGCCGCCTCCGAGGCTGCCTGCCTGATCCTCTCCGTCGACGAGACCATCAAGAACCCAAAATCATCGGCCCCCTCGGACGATAGACCGTACAAACCCATGGGCAGAGGCAGAGGACGGCCACGCTAA
- the LOC129273692 gene encoding transcription factor COE1-like isoform X1, with protein MRRFQVVISTTPNVDGHVLAMSDNMFVHNNSKHGRRARRLDPSEGATPCIKAISPSEGWTTGGATVIIVGDNFFDGLQVVFGSMIVWSELITPHAIRVQTPPRHIPGVVEVTLSYKSKQFCKGAPGRFVYVSLTEPTIDYGFQRLSKLVPRHPGDPDRLPKEIILKRAADLAEALYSMPRNQLPIGPPRSPALNNSSGSLVPMNSFGSQLEHDGDQHSGFSRVQPSSTLSPRGYSSGLSTPHSSGGSPSSYSGSSALNGYPGTTNMGVPSSSSIFNGAATPVSIINASPPLPTPHHPTSTAAGGNQGSASGPLSFSPANMITAVKQRSAFAPVVRSPSSPSASGVVGGGGSGGGAGPAINQGNAAMMSPPSFCSVGGPFALPTCSASAYSSHIDSPGK; from the exons ATGCGCCGATTTCAG GTGGTTATATCTACAACTCCAAACGTTGACGGCCATGTTCTGGCCATGTCCGACAACATGTTTGTACACAACAACTCAAAACACGGCCGGAGAGCGAGAAGACTTGATCCGTCTGAAGGAG CTACGCCGTGCATCAAGGCCATCAGCCCGAGCGAAGGATGGACAACAGGGGGCGCCACTGTTATCATCGTCGGCGACAACTTCTTTGACGGGCTCCAGGTCGTCTTCGGTAGCATGATCGTCTGGAGTGAG CTCATCACACCGCATGCAATCAGGGTCCAAACCCCGCCCCGACACATCCCCGGGGTGGTAGAGGTCACGTTGTCATATAAGTCCAAGCAGTTCTGCAAGGGAGCTCCGGGCAGGTTCGTCTACGTCTCGTTGACAGAACCAACGATAGACTACGGGTTCCAAAGGCTAAGCAAACTTGTTCCGAGGCATCCCGGCGACCCAGACAGATTACCAAAG GAAATCATACTGAAACGAGCCGCAGACCTGGCTGAGGCCCTCTACAGCATGCCAAGGAATCAACTCCCCATTGGCCCGCCTAGATCACCGGCCCTCAACAACAGCTCCGGTAGTCTAGTACCCATGAACTCTTTCGGTAGCCAGCTAGAACACGACGGCGACCAACATTCAG GTTTCTCAAGAGTGCAGCCGAGCAGCACGCTTTCACCGAGAGGTTACTCCTCCGGTCTCTCCACGCCACACAGTAGCGGCGGAAGCCCGAGTTCCTACTCCGGATCGTCAGCACTCAACGGGTACCCTGGCACCACCAACATGGGCGTCCCATCCTCCTCGAGTATCTTCAACGGCGCTGCAA CTCCAGTGTCCATTATCAATGCCTCCCCGCCCCTCCCGACCCCCCACCACCCCACCAGTACCGCGGCAGGGGGCAACCAGGGCTCGGCCTCTGGCCCCCTCTCCTTCTCTCCCGCCAACATGATCACTGCCGTTAAGCAGAGGAGTGCCTTTGCCCCCGTAGTCCGTTCCCCCTCAAGCCCCTCCGCCAGTGGCGTGGTAGGGGGTGGGGGCAGTGGAGGAGGGGCAGGGCCTGCTATCAACCAAG GAAACGCTGCAATGATGTCGCCACCATCCTTCTGCAGTGTAGGAGGACCCTTCGCTCTGCCGACCTGCAGCGCGTCGGCATACAGCAGTCACATCGATAGTCCAGGCAAATGA
- the LOC129273692 gene encoding transcription factor COE1-like isoform X3: MRRFQVVISTTPNVDGHVLAMSDNMFVHNNSKHGRRARRLDPSEGATPCIKAISPSEGWTTGGATVIIVGDNFFDGLQVVFGSMIVWSELITPHAIRVQTPPRHIPGVVEVTLSYKSKQFCKGAPGRFVYVSLTEPTIDYGFQRLSKLVPRHPGDPDRLPKEIILKRAADLAEALYSMPRNQLPIGPPRSPALNNSSGSLVPMNSFGSQLEHDGDQHSGFSRVQPSSTLSPRGYSSGLSTPHSSGGSPSSYSGSSALNGYPGTTNMGVPSSSSIFNGAARNAAMMSPPSFCSVGGPFALPTCSASAYSSHIDSPGK; this comes from the exons ATGCGCCGATTTCAG GTGGTTATATCTACAACTCCAAACGTTGACGGCCATGTTCTGGCCATGTCCGACAACATGTTTGTACACAACAACTCAAAACACGGCCGGAGAGCGAGAAGACTTGATCCGTCTGAAGGAG CTACGCCGTGCATCAAGGCCATCAGCCCGAGCGAAGGATGGACAACAGGGGGCGCCACTGTTATCATCGTCGGCGACAACTTCTTTGACGGGCTCCAGGTCGTCTTCGGTAGCATGATCGTCTGGAGTGAG CTCATCACACCGCATGCAATCAGGGTCCAAACCCCGCCCCGACACATCCCCGGGGTGGTAGAGGTCACGTTGTCATATAAGTCCAAGCAGTTCTGCAAGGGAGCTCCGGGCAGGTTCGTCTACGTCTCGTTGACAGAACCAACGATAGACTACGGGTTCCAAAGGCTAAGCAAACTTGTTCCGAGGCATCCCGGCGACCCAGACAGATTACCAAAG GAAATCATACTGAAACGAGCCGCAGACCTGGCTGAGGCCCTCTACAGCATGCCAAGGAATCAACTCCCCATTGGCCCGCCTAGATCACCGGCCCTCAACAACAGCTCCGGTAGTCTAGTACCCATGAACTCTTTCGGTAGCCAGCTAGAACACGACGGCGACCAACATTCAG GTTTCTCAAGAGTGCAGCCGAGCAGCACGCTTTCACCGAGAGGTTACTCCTCCGGTCTCTCCACGCCACACAGTAGCGGCGGAAGCCCGAGTTCCTACTCCGGATCGTCAGCACTCAACGGGTACCCTGGCACCACCAACATGGGCGTCCCATCCTCCTCGAGTATCTTCAACGGCGCTGCAA GAAACGCTGCAATGATGTCGCCACCATCCTTCTGCAGTGTAGGAGGACCCTTCGCTCTGCCGACCTGCAGCGCGTCGGCATACAGCAGTCACATCGATAGTCCAGGCAAATGA